A genomic region of Pseudomonas migulae contains the following coding sequences:
- the infC gene encoding translation initiation factor IF-3 translates to MIIKREMRQDKRAAPKAPINENISAREVRLIGAEGEQLGIVSIEDALLKAEEAKLDLVEISADAVPPVCKLMDYGKSIFEKKKQIAAAKKNQKQIQVKEIKFRPGTEEGDYQVKLRNLVRFLSDGDRAKVSLRFRGREMAHQELGMELLKRVEGDLLEYGSVEQHPKMEGRQLIMVIAPKKKK, encoded by the coding sequence ATTATTATTAAGCGTGAAATGAGACAAGATAAACGAGCTGCACCGAAAGCCCCGATCAACGAGAATATCTCGGCACGCGAGGTTCGGTTAATTGGGGCTGAAGGTGAACAGCTTGGGATTGTGTCAATTGAAGACGCGCTTCTTAAGGCTGAAGAGGCCAAGCTGGATTTGGTGGAGATTTCCGCCGATGCAGTACCCCCTGTTTGCAAACTGATGGACTACGGCAAATCGATCTTCGAAAAGAAGAAGCAGATTGCCGCGGCCAAGAAAAACCAGAAGCAGATTCAGGTTAAAGAAATCAAGTTTCGTCCAGGGACGGAGGAAGGGGATTACCAGGTAAAACTGCGCAACCTGGTACGTTTCCTGAGTGATGGGGACAGGGCCAAGGTATCCTTGCGATTCCGCGGCCGTGAGATGGCCCACCAGGAGCTGGGGATGGAACTCCTCAAGCGAGTTGAAGGTGACTTGCTCGAGTACGGTTCGGTCGAACAGCATCCTAAGATGGAAGGACGCCAGCTGATCATGGTCATCGCCCCGAAAAAGAAGAAGTAA
- the rpmI gene encoding 50S ribosomal protein L35 — MPKMKTKSGAAKRFLKTANGIKHKHAFKSHILTKMSTKRKRQLRGSSLLHPSDVAKVERMLRLR; from the coding sequence ATGCCAAAAATGAAAACGAAAAGTGGTGCTGCTAAGCGGTTTCTGAAAACTGCTAACGGTATCAAGCACAAGCACGCTTTCAAGAGCCACATCCTGACTAAAATGTCGACCAAGCGTAAGCGTCAACTGCGCGGTAGCAGCTTGCTGCATCCGTCTGACGTGGCAAAAGTCGAGCGCATGCTGCGCCTTCGTTAA
- the rplT gene encoding 50S ribosomal protein L20 has protein sequence MARVKRGVIARKRHKKILKLAKGYYGARSRVFRVAKQAVIKAGQYAYRDRRQKKRQFRALWIARINAGARINGLSYSRFIAGLKKASIEIDRKVLADLAVNEKAAFAAIVEKAKATLA, from the coding sequence ATGGCTCGTGTAAAGCGTGGCGTCATTGCCCGTAAACGTCACAAAAAAATTCTGAAACTTGCTAAAGGCTACTACGGCGCTCGCTCGCGCGTATTCCGTGTTGCCAAGCAAGCGGTAATCAAGGCAGGCCAATACGCCTACCGTGACCGTCGTCAGAAAAAACGTCAGTTCCGCGCTCTGTGGATCGCTCGTATCAACGCTGGTGCACGTATCAACGGTCTGTCCTACAGCCGTTTCATCGCCGGCCTGAAAAAAGCGTCCATCGAGATCGACCGTAAGGTTCTGGCTGATCTGGCAGTGAACGAAAAAGCGGCGTTTGCTGCGATTGTCGAGAAAGCTAAAGCCACCTTGGCTTAA
- the pheS gene encoding phenylalanine--tRNA ligase subunit alpha, protein MENLDALVSQALEAVQSAEDINALEQIRVHYLGKKGELTQVMKTLGNLPAEERPQVGALINVAKESVTEVLNARKALFEEADLAAKLSAESIDVTLPGRGQTSGGLHPVTRTLERIEQFFTHIGYGISEGPEVEDDYHNFEALNIPGHHPARSMHDTFYFNANMLLRTHTSPVQVRTMESKQPPIRIVCPGRVYRSDSDITHSPMFHQVEGLLVDRDINFADLKGTIEEFLRVFFEKELAVRFRPSYFPFTEPSAEVDMECVMCSGKGCRVCKQTGWLEVMGCGMVHPNVLRMSGIDPEEFSGFAFGMGVERLAMLRYGVNDLRLFFDNDLRFLAQFR, encoded by the coding sequence ATGGAAAACCTGGATGCGCTCGTCTCTCAAGCACTAGAGGCTGTGCAAAGCGCTGAAGATATCAATGCCCTGGAGCAAATCCGGGTTCACTACCTTGGCAAAAAGGGTGAATTGACTCAGGTGATGAAGACCCTGGGGAATTTGCCGGCAGAAGAGCGTCCGCAAGTCGGCGCCCTGATCAACGTTGCCAAGGAGAGTGTCACAGAGGTTCTCAATGCCCGCAAGGCACTGTTTGAAGAGGCCGACCTGGCCGCCAAACTGTCTGCCGAGTCCATTGACGTGACCCTGCCTGGCCGTGGCCAGACCTCGGGTGGTTTGCATCCGGTTACTCGTACGCTGGAACGTATCGAACAGTTCTTCACCCACATCGGCTACGGCATCTCCGAAGGCCCTGAGGTCGAAGACGATTACCACAACTTCGAAGCGCTCAACATCCCAGGCCATCACCCGGCCCGGTCGATGCATGACACCTTCTATTTCAATGCCAACATGTTGCTGCGCACCCATACCTCGCCGGTACAGGTCCGCACCATGGAATCGAAACAGCCGCCGATCCGCATCGTCTGCCCAGGCCGTGTGTACCGTAGCGACTCCGATATCACCCACTCGCCGATGTTCCACCAGGTCGAAGGCCTGCTGGTCGACCGCGATATCAACTTCGCCGACCTGAAAGGCACCATCGAAGAGTTCCTGCGCGTGTTCTTCGAAAAAGAACTGGCCGTGCGGTTCCGTCCTTCGTACTTCCCGTTCACCGAGCCATCCGCTGAAGTCGACATGGAATGTGTGATGTGCAGCGGCAAGGGCTGCCGTGTCTGCAAACAGACTGGCTGGCTGGAAGTCATGGGCTGCGGCATGGTTCACCCGAACGTGCTGCGCATGTCCGGGATCGACCCGGAAGAGTTTTCGGGCTTTGCCTTCGGCATGGGCGTTGAGCGTCTGGCCATGCTGCGTTACGGCGTGAACGACTTGCGTCTGTTCTTCGACAACGACTTGCGGTTCCTCGCGCAATTTCGCTAG
- the pheT gene encoding phenylalanine--tRNA ligase subunit beta, producing the protein MKFSEQWLRGWVSPQVSRDELVARLSMAGLEVDSVTLAAGEFTGVVVGEVLSTEQHPDADKLRVCQVSNGSETFQVVCGAPNVRPGLKIPFAMIGAELPGDFKIKKAKLRGVESNGMLCSQAELQVGEGNDGLMELPADAPVGKDIREYLSLDDASIEVDLTPNRGDCLSLAGLAREVGALYDAKVTRPIVPVVPAVHDEVRSIEVLAPAACPRYLGRVIRNVDLSKPTPLWMVERLRRGDVRSIDAAVDITNYVMLELGQPLHAFDLAEINGGIRVRMAEEGEKLVLLDGQEVSLRSDTLVIADHTRALAIAGVMGGEHSGVDTATTRDVFLESAFFDQIAVAGKARSYGLHTDASHRYERGVDWQLAREAMERATGLLLEITGGEAGPIIETVSEQHLPKIAPVTLRAQRISQMLGMEMEASEVERLLNGLGLTVSADGAGQWRVEVPSHRFDISLEVDLIEELARLYGYNRLPVRYPQARLAPQAKAEARSDLPELRRLLVARGYQEAITYSFIDPKQFELFNPGVEPLLLANPISNDMAAMRSSLWPGLVKALQHNLNRQQDRVRLFESGLRFVGQLEGLKQEPMLAGVVCGSRLPEGWAQGRDVVDFFDVKADVEAVLGFAGALDSFTFVPGKHPALHPGQTARIEREGRLVGFVGAIHPELSKTLGLDRPVFVFELVLAEVALGKMPKFQELSRFPEVRRDLALIAQKDVAASAVLDVIRENAGEWLTDLRLFDVYQGKGIDPDRKSLAVGLTWQHPSRTLNDDEVNTTTQNILTSLEQRLNATLRK; encoded by the coding sequence ATGAAATTCAGTGAACAATGGCTGCGTGGCTGGGTAAGCCCGCAGGTAAGTCGCGACGAGCTGGTTGCTCGTCTGTCGATGGCCGGTCTTGAGGTCGATAGCGTTACGCTGGCCGCCGGCGAATTCACCGGTGTGGTGGTGGGCGAGGTGCTGAGCACCGAGCAGCATCCGGACGCCGACAAGTTGCGTGTTTGCCAGGTCAGCAATGGCTCGGAGACCTTCCAGGTAGTCTGCGGCGCGCCAAACGTGCGCCCGGGCCTGAAGATCCCGTTCGCCATGATCGGTGCCGAACTGCCAGGCGACTTCAAAATCAAGAAAGCCAAGCTGCGTGGCGTTGAGTCCAACGGCATGCTGTGCTCGCAAGCCGAGCTGCAAGTCGGCGAAGGCAACGACGGCCTGATGGAATTGCCGGCCGATGCACCAGTGGGCAAGGACATTCGTGAATACCTGAGTCTGGACGACGCCAGCATCGAGGTCGACCTGACCCCGAACCGTGGCGACTGCCTGTCCCTGGCCGGTCTGGCCCGTGAAGTGGGCGCGCTGTATGACGCTAAAGTCACTCGTCCGATCGTTCCAGTCGTGCCAGCCGTGCATGACGAAGTGCGTTCGATTGAAGTCCTGGCGCCGGCTGCTTGCCCGCGTTACCTGGGCCGTGTGATCCGTAACGTCGACCTGTCCAAGCCTACGCCGCTGTGGATGGTCGAGCGCCTGCGTCGTGGCGATGTGCGCAGCATCGACGCTGCCGTCGACATTACCAACTACGTGATGCTGGAGCTGGGCCAACCGCTGCACGCGTTCGATCTCGCCGAAATCAATGGCGGCATCCGTGTGCGCATGGCTGAAGAAGGCGAGAAGCTGGTTCTGCTCGACGGTCAGGAAGTCAGCTTGCGTAGCGATACGCTGGTGATTGCCGACCACACTCGCGCCCTGGCCATCGCCGGCGTGATGGGTGGCGAGCACAGCGGCGTCGACACTGCGACCACCCGCGACGTATTCCTTGAAAGCGCGTTCTTCGATCAGATTGCCGTTGCTGGCAAGGCTCGTTCGTACGGCCTGCACACCGACGCTTCGCACCGCTACGAGCGTGGCGTGGACTGGCAACTGGCCCGTGAAGCCATGGAGCGCGCCACTGGCCTGCTGCTGGAAATCACTGGCGGCGAAGCCGGCCCGATCATCGAAACCGTGAGTGAGCAGCACCTGCCGAAAATCGCGCCGGTTACCCTGCGCGCGCAACGCATCTCCCAGATGCTGGGCATGGAAATGGAAGCGTCCGAAGTCGAGCGTTTGCTCAACGGCTTGGGCCTGACCGTTTCGGCCGACGGGGCAGGGCAGTGGCGCGTTGAAGTACCAAGCCATCGCTTCGACATCAGCCTCGAAGTTGACCTGATCGAAGAGCTGGCCCGTCTGTACGGCTACAACCGTCTGCCGGTTCGTTACCCGCAAGCCCGTCTGGCGCCGCAAGCCAAGGCGGAAGCGCGCAGTGACCTGCCTGAGTTGCGTCGTCTGCTGGTGGCCCGTGGTTATCAGGAAGCGATCACCTACAGCTTCATCGATCCGAAACAGTTCGAGTTGTTCAATCCGGGTGTCGAGCCGCTGCTGCTGGCCAACCCGATTTCCAACGACATGGCGGCCATGCGCTCGTCCCTGTGGCCTGGTCTGGTCAAGGCGCTTCAGCACAACCTGAATCGTCAACAGGATCGCGTCCGTCTGTTCGAAAGCGGTCTGCGTTTTGTCGGTCAGCTGGAAGGTTTGAAGCAAGAGCCGATGCTGGCTGGCGTCGTGTGCGGTAGCCGTCTGCCGGAAGGCTGGGCACAAGGTCGCGATGTCGTGGATTTCTTCGACGTCAAAGCCGATGTGGAAGCGGTGCTGGGCTTCGCCGGTGCGCTGGATTCGTTCACGTTCGTGCCGGGTAAACACCCGGCATTGCATCCGGGTCAGACCGCGCGCATCGAACGTGAAGGTCGTTTGGTAGGTTTCGTTGGCGCGATCCACCCTGAATTGTCGAAAACCCTCGGTCTCGATCGTCCGGTCTTCGTATTCGAGCTGGTTCTGGCTGAAGTGGCGTTGGGCAAAATGCCTAAATTCCAGGAGTTATCGCGCTTTCCTGAAGTGCGACGTGACCTTGCACTGATCGCCCAAAAAGACGTCGCGGCCAGCGCTGTACTGGACGTAATCCGTGAAAATGCAGGGGAATGGCTGACGGACCTCAGGCTATTTGACGTATATCAGGGTAAAGGCATTGATCCTGATAGAAAAAGCCTTGCAGTCGGCTTGACCTGGCAGCATCCATCGCGCACTCTTAATGACGATGAGGTGAATACCACGACGCAAAACATCCTCACCTCGCTCGAACAAAGGTTGAACGCCACGTTAAGGAAGTGA
- the ihfA gene encoding integration host factor subunit alpha, with the protein MGALTKAEMAERLYEELGLNKREAKELVELFFEEIRHALEDNEQVKLSGFGNFDLRDKRQRPGRNPKTGEEIPITARRVVTFRPGQKLKARVEAYAGTKS; encoded by the coding sequence ATGGGGGCTCTGACGAAAGCTGAAATGGCGGAACGTCTTTATGAAGAGCTGGGCCTGAATAAACGGGAGGCCAAGGAATTGGTCGAACTGTTTTTTGAAGAAATCAGGCACGCTCTTGAAGACAACGAACAAGTCAAATTGTCCGGTTTCGGCAATTTCGACCTTCGGGACAAACGCCAGCGGCCTGGCCGCAATCCGAAAACGGGTGAAGAAATCCCGATCACGGCTCGCCGTGTGGTCACCTTTCGTCCAGGGCAGAAGTTGAAGGCCCGAGTTGAGGCTTATGCTGGAACCAAGTCATAA
- a CDS encoding MerR family transcriptional regulator yields the protein MLEPSHNDELPVIPGKRYFTIGEVSELCAVKPHVLRYWEQEFPQLNPVKRRGNRRYYQRQDVLMIRQIRALLYDQGFTIGGARLRLSGDEAKDDTTQYKQMIRQMIAELEDVLVVLKK from the coding sequence ATGCTGGAACCAAGTCATAACGACGAGCTACCCGTCATCCCAGGCAAACGCTACTTCACCATTGGTGAAGTCAGCGAGCTGTGTGCGGTAAAACCGCACGTGCTGCGCTATTGGGAGCAGGAGTTTCCTCAACTCAACCCCGTCAAACGCCGCGGAAACCGCCGGTATTATCAGCGACAAGACGTGCTGATGATCCGGCAGATCCGCGCGCTTCTTTACGATCAAGGGTTCACCATCGGCGGCGCGCGCTTGCGTTTGTCCGGCGATGAAGCCAAAGACGACACCACTCAATACAAGCAGATGATTCGGCAGATGATTGCCGAACTGGAAGATGTGCTGGTGGTGCTCAAGAAATAA
- a CDS encoding SGNH/GDSL hydrolase family protein, which produces MNGLWAKALFAGMLLSLSAASFAGQESDLYSNLDAGKAQTVVAYGTSLTASGAWVQQLGDDLNQRYPGRATVINSGKGSMWSGWGVENLESRVISKSPDTVFIEFAINDAFLPHKTTVEQARKNLELMIDRIKAAKSSTEIILMVTNPVIGGSGVERPKLRDYFQMYRDVAKARGLRLIDNFPRWQAVLKSNPDLFNQYVADGLHPNADGYRAVVTPSLIENLSGASPN; this is translated from the coding sequence ATGAATGGTTTGTGGGCCAAGGCTCTGTTTGCTGGAATGTTACTTTCGTTAAGCGCGGCCAGCTTTGCTGGTCAGGAAAGCGACCTGTATTCAAACCTAGATGCTGGCAAGGCGCAGACCGTCGTAGCTTATGGTACGAGCTTGACGGCCTCTGGCGCCTGGGTGCAGCAGCTTGGGGATGATCTGAATCAGCGATACCCAGGACGTGCCACGGTTATAAATAGTGGCAAGGGTTCGATGTGGTCGGGATGGGGTGTTGAAAATCTCGAAAGTCGAGTTATCTCCAAAAGCCCGGATACGGTGTTTATCGAATTCGCGATCAACGACGCTTTCCTTCCCCACAAAACCACCGTCGAACAAGCGCGGAAAAACCTCGAGTTAATGATTGACCGGATCAAGGCTGCCAAGTCATCGACGGAGATCATTTTAATGGTGACGAATCCAGTGATTGGAGGCTCTGGAGTGGAGAGACCGAAGTTAAGGGATTACTTCCAGATGTACCGGGATGTCGCAAAAGCCAGGGGGCTTCGTTTGATCGACAATTTTCCAAGGTGGCAGGCGGTCTTGAAATCAAATCCGGATCTTTTTAATCAGTATGTTGCGGATGGATTGCACCCAAATGCGGATGGATATCGCGCAGTGGTGACCCCGTCATTGATTGAAAATTTGAGTGGCGCCTCGCCAAACTGA
- a CDS encoding LysR family transcriptional regulator yields the protein MSNTKVNDLQAFLAVARDQSFTKAAAKLGVTPSALSHTIRALEQRLGIRLLARTTRNVSPTEAGERLMRSIAPLFEQITVELEALSELRDKPSGTIRISCTDDQIELCIRPMLAEFLKSYPDITLEFYVDYGFTNVVEERFDAGIRMGESISKDMIAVRIGPDWRLAVVGSPAYFERKPAPATPHELTAHECVNIRHRPSGAIYAWEFERNGEAFTVKADGQLVFNSIMHVLNAAVDGIGLAYVPEELVAPYLADGRLKEVLADWCPVFQGYHLYYPNRRQTSPAFSALVEALKYRR from the coding sequence ATGTCCAATACCAAAGTCAACGATCTCCAGGCTTTTCTGGCGGTGGCGCGCGATCAAAGCTTTACCAAAGCTGCCGCCAAACTGGGCGTTACGCCTTCTGCGCTGAGTCATACAATCCGGGCACTTGAACAAAGACTGGGGATACGTCTGCTGGCCCGCACGACACGCAATGTGTCGCCGACAGAGGCGGGAGAAAGATTGATGCGCTCGATCGCCCCGCTTTTCGAGCAGATCACTGTTGAGCTTGAAGCGTTGAGCGAATTACGGGACAAGCCGAGTGGCACGATTCGTATTTCCTGCACTGACGATCAGATTGAGTTGTGCATTCGACCGATGCTTGCAGAGTTCTTGAAGAGTTACCCGGATATCACACTGGAGTTCTACGTCGACTATGGATTCACCAACGTGGTCGAGGAACGCTTCGATGCCGGCATTCGCATGGGTGAATCGATCAGCAAGGACATGATTGCGGTTCGCATAGGACCGGATTGGCGGTTGGCGGTGGTGGGATCTCCGGCGTATTTCGAACGCAAACCGGCACCAGCGACGCCCCATGAGTTGACTGCCCATGAGTGCGTCAATATTCGACACAGGCCATCAGGGGCAATTTACGCCTGGGAGTTTGAACGAAATGGCGAGGCGTTTACGGTCAAGGCAGATGGGCAACTTGTTTTCAACAGCATCATGCATGTCCTCAATGCCGCCGTTGATGGCATTGGTCTGGCTTATGTACCAGAGGAATTGGTCGCACCGTATCTGGCCGACGGCCGCCTCAAAGAAGTCCTGGCCGACTGGTGTCCTGTGTTTCAGGGTTACCATTTGTATTACCCCAACAGACGCCAGACGTCTCCCGCCTTTTCTGCACTGGTCGAGGCGCTGAAATATAGACGCTGA